One Cucurbita pepo subsp. pepo cultivar mu-cu-16 chromosome LG20, ASM280686v2, whole genome shotgun sequence genomic window carries:
- the LOC111783210 gene encoding syntaxin-124-like translates to MNDLFSNSFKQYTDLKQQASVDGMESGNETVNLDTFFEDVENVKDDMKQVENLYKKLQQDNEECKIVHNAKTMKELRGRMEADVAQVLKRVKMIKGKLEALDRSNAAHRSLPGCGPGSSADRTRTSVVSGLGKKLKDVMDEFQGLRGRMNAEYKETIERRYFTVTGQKADEETIENLIASGESESFLQKAIQEQGRGQIMDTISEIQERHDAVKEIEKNLLELHQIFLDMAALVEAQGHQLNDIESHVAHANSFVRRGTEQLQEAREIQKDSRKWTCYAIILGVVLIIIILFPILTTILPHLL, encoded by the exons ATGAACGACTTATTCTCGAATTCGTTCAAACAATACACGGATCTGAAGCAACAGGCGTCTGTGGACGGCATGGAGTCTGGGAATGAGACTGTGAATTTGGACACGTTCTTCGAGGATGTCGAGAATGTTAAAGACGACATGAAACAGGTCGAGAATTTGTACAAGAAATTGCAACAGGACAATGAGGAATGCAAGATTGTCCACAATGCCAAGACGATGAAGGAGCTGAGGGGTAGAATGGAGGCCGATGTCGCCCAGGTTCTGAAGCGTGTCAAAATGATTAAAGGCAAACTCGAGGCTCTGGATCGTTCCAACGCCGCTCACCGCAGCCTCCCCGGTTGCGGCCCTGGCTCCTCCGCGGACCGAACCCGAACCTCCGTCGTCAGCGGCTTGGGGAAGAAGCTCAAAGATGTCATGGATGAGTTTCAAGGCCTCAGAGGTCGAATGAACGCCGAATACAAAGAAACCATCGAGCGCAG GTACTTCACAGTGACAGGGCAGAAAGCCGACGAAGAGACAATAGAGAATTTGATAGCAAGTGGGGAAAGCGAGAGCTTCCTCCAGAAGGCAATTCAAGAACAGGGGAGGGGTCAGATAATGGACACAATCTCAGAGATTCAGGAGCGACACGACGCTGTGAAGGAGATAGAGAAGAATTTGTTAGAGCTGCATCAAATTTTCTTGGACATGGCGGCGCTGGTCGAGGCACAAGGGCACCAGCTGAACGACATCGAGAGCCATGTCGCGCATGCGAACTCGTTCGTGAGAAGAGGAACAGAGCAGCTTCAGGAAGCCAGAGAGATACAGAAGGACTCGAGGAAGTGGACTTGCTATGCCATTATCTTGGGGGTTGTTCTTATTATAATCATCCTCTTCCCGATCTTGACTACAATTTTACCTCATTTGTTGTAG
- the LOC111783288 gene encoding endonuclease 1-like, translating to MWLFRFLVLLCFTFLLLPNSQGWSKEGHVLTCQIAQELLNPEATEAVQALLPESAGGNLSAMCVWADQIRRWSKYRWTSPLHYINTPDNACSFLYKRDCHNTAAQLNMCVAGAIRNFTTQLTAIPKQGPDAKNNLTEALLFLSHFVGDIHQPLHVGFTSDEGGNTIELRWYRHKSNLHHVWDREIIVTALADYYDKDTGLLLEDLQRNLTHGIWSDDVPTWERCVNVNSCINNWAEESIKLACSWAYEGVEAGMTLSEDYFDSRLPIVMERLAKGGVRLAMLLNRVFSENPKGGFGSSI from the exons ATGTGGCTCTTTAGATTTCTGGTTTTGCTCTGTTTTACCTTCCTTCTCCTGCCTAATTCTCAAGGATGGAGCAAAGAAGGCCATGTCCTAACATGTCAAATTGCCCAGGAGCTCCTGAATCCAGAGGCAACAGAGGCAGTTCAAGCTCTGCTACCTGAAAGCGCCGGCGGGAATCTCTCGGCGATGTGTGTATGGGCTGACCAAATCCGACGCTGGTCTAAATACCGGTGGACCAGTCCCCTTCACTACATCAACACGCCGGACAATGCCTGTTCTTTCCTCTACAAAA GGGATTGCCATAACACTGCCGCCCAGCTCAACATGTGCGTCGCCGGTGCCATTCGGAATTTCACCACTCAACTCACTGCCATCCCAAAACAAGGCCCCGACGCTAAAA ATAACTTGACGGAAGCGTTACTGTTTTTATCGCACTTCGTTGGGGATATTCATCAG cCACTGCACGTGGGATTCACGAGCGATGAGGGAGGGAACACCATAGAGTTACGGTGGTACCGCCACAAGTCCAACCTGCACCAT GTATGGGATAGGGAAATTATTGTTACAGCCCTGGCAGATTACTACGACAAGGACACAGGCCTCCTCCTAGAAGACCTACAGAGGAATTTAACCCAT GGAATTTGGAGCGATGATGTTCCGACATGGGAGCGTTGTGTTAATGTTAATTCATGCATAAACaa TTGGGCTGAGGAGAGTATAAAATTAGCCTGCTCGTGGGCATACGAAGGAGTTGAAGCTGGCATGACTTTGTCAG AGGATTACTTCGATTCAAGGTTGCCAATTGTAATGGAACGATTGGCTAAAGGTGGGGTCCGGTTGGCCATGCTTTTGAACCGGGTTTTTTCTGAAAACCCTAAAGGAGGATTCGGCTCctcaatttga
- the LOC111782630 gene encoding uncharacterized protein LOC111782630 produces MAWLLSLKALLMSAGVVSLALALKVSVPLVVEFSVLYVPLIWNSMISCLRPPYIYIIINGIIISIVASSRFNQKEADAYVGIPSANNVPEDIGYREIVSDFTTVESPAVYEQRDELIVSEVKAIDAIDSPIEEVIVPEVKAVILPREEVIVPEAISSVEAEAEDEDKFIISANPIWNSPERMRFPEKPLVSSRFSHRKSAKSSPEGGKALGVISKAKRHETLENTWKAITEGRAMPLSRHMKKCETWENHYRQISAGEVESSAVKKSETFKDRTNQALTPVNASAQAMKLRKEPSMNQDDLNRRVEDFIRRFNEEMRLQREQSLKKYWEMVNHGDN; encoded by the exons atggCATGGTTGCTCTCTTTGAAGGCTTTATTGATGTCGGCCGGAGTTGTTTCCTTGGCTCTGGCTCTGAAGGTCTCCGTTCCTTTGGTTGTTGAGTTTTCCGTTCTTTATGTGCCTCTGATTTGGAACTCCATGATTTCTTGCCTGAGGCCTCCTTACATTTACATTATCATCAACGGCATCATCATCTCCATCGTCGCCTCCTCGCGCTTCAACCAGAAGGAAGCCGACGCTTACGTTGGGATTCCTTCTGCAAATAACGTTCCGGAGGATATCGGATACAGGGAGATTGTTTCGGATTTCACTACTGTAGAATCGCCGGCGGTTTACGAACAGAGAGATGAACTGATTGTTTCGGAAGTGAAGGCTATCGATGCAATAGATTCGCCGATTGAAGAAGTAATTGTTCCGGAAGTGAAGGCGGTGATCTTACCGAGAGAAGAAGTAATTGTTCCGGAAGCGATTAGCTCTGTTGAAGCTGAAGCAGAGGATGAGGACAAATTCATCATATCGGCCAATCCGATCTGGAACTCGCCGGAGAGGATGAGATTTCCAGAGAAACCACTCGTTTCTTCCAGATTCAGCCACCGTAAATCGGCGAAATCGAGTCCTGAAG GCGGAAAGGCGTTGGGAGTAATATCGAAGGCGAAACGGCACGAGACGCTAGAGAACACGTGGAAGGCGATAACGGAAGGCAGAGCAATGCCGTTGAGCAGGCACATGAAAAAGTGCGAGACGTGGGAGAATCACTACCGTCAGATTAGCGCCGGCGAGGTCGAGTCGTCAGCGGTGAAGAAATCGGAGACTTTCAAGGATCGGACGAATCAGGCATTGACGCCGGTGAATGCGTCGGCTCAGGCGATGAAGCTGAGGAAAGAGCCGTCGATGAATCAGGACGATTTGAACCGGCGAGTGGAGGATTTCATAAGAAGGTTCAACGAGGAGATGAGGTTGCAGAGGGAGCAGTCGTTGAAGAAGTACTGGGAGATGGTGAATCATGGAGATAACTGA